A part of Jiangella alba genomic DNA contains:
- a CDS encoding ABC transporter permease has product MTAVRAWLRLDARRRWRSLLVMALLVALAAGTVMTALSGARRGATAGDRLLERTLPATIAVLPNQPGFDWDAVRALPEVEALTTFVLTGSYVVDELPPDSYAAGFPPGDDEVFRTIERPVVLDGRLPDPARADEVVVSRQFERTYGLGVGDDVTLRLFTPETQDGLKFASTLPEPDGPVVPATIVGIIRSPWFSDVVGDSEGGLSPSPGLFAQYRDNLMGASGQGELNALVRLRGGEAAIPSFKAGLREVSGRSDIDFMDLAEDARHLNSVTRFEADALQAFALAAGAAAIFLVGQAVARYAASAAAELQIGRALGMTSGQAVVAAAAGPVGAAAAGTLLGAGAAVVASRWFPIGTAALFEPDPGIDVDPLVIAVVGTATVLLAALGAGLAARLALRSARTARRARPSALAAAARRAGAPVPVVVGARFALEPGRGRQAVPVRPALVGAVVGVLGVIAAFTFSSGVTDAAGHPERFGQVYQLAAFVGDAGEDFGPVDDVMQTMADDPDVRVVNDTRVAVAAVENRPVTLFTLDQAGREPLRPVLVDGRAPEQPGEVALAPASADTLGVGVGDVVTMSGTAGDREFTVTGLAFVPEGPHNNYVTGGWVSGDGYDTLFDPASTVSPAFKYHLVLLGLTPGADPAAVTERLEATVAPVIAAAIGAPPESVTDVVSPAEPPSRLAELRQVRTLPVFLAGFLTVLALGAVGHALATAVRRRRHEVAVLRALGMTRWQSRGVVVTQASLLALIGLAAGVPLGLALGRTLWRYVADTTPLLYVAPLAALALLLIVPLALLAANLLAAWPSHRAASLRVGSVLRAE; this is encoded by the coding sequence GTGACGGCCGTCCGCGCCTGGCTGCGGCTGGACGCCCGGCGCCGGTGGCGGTCGCTGCTGGTCATGGCGCTGCTGGTGGCGCTGGCCGCGGGGACGGTCATGACGGCGCTGTCCGGTGCCCGGCGCGGCGCGACCGCCGGCGACCGGCTGCTGGAGCGGACGCTGCCGGCCACCATCGCCGTCCTCCCGAACCAGCCGGGCTTCGACTGGGACGCGGTCCGCGCGCTGCCCGAGGTCGAGGCGCTGACGACGTTCGTGCTGACCGGGTCATACGTGGTCGACGAGCTGCCGCCGGACTCGTACGCCGCGGGCTTCCCGCCGGGCGACGACGAGGTGTTCCGGACCATCGAGCGCCCGGTCGTCCTCGACGGCCGGCTGCCCGACCCGGCGCGGGCCGACGAGGTCGTCGTCAGCCGCCAGTTCGAGCGGACCTACGGGCTGGGCGTCGGCGACGACGTCACGCTGCGGCTGTTCACGCCGGAGACGCAGGACGGCCTGAAGTTCGCGTCGACGCTGCCCGAGCCGGACGGCCCGGTGGTGCCGGCCACGATCGTCGGGATCATCCGGTCGCCGTGGTTCAGCGACGTCGTCGGCGACTCCGAGGGCGGGCTGTCGCCGTCGCCGGGCCTGTTCGCGCAGTACCGCGACAACCTCATGGGCGCGTCCGGCCAGGGCGAGCTGAACGCGCTGGTCCGGCTGCGCGGCGGCGAGGCCGCGATTCCGTCGTTCAAGGCGGGCCTGCGGGAGGTCAGCGGGCGCAGCGACATCGACTTCATGGACCTCGCCGAGGACGCCCGGCACCTGAACTCGGTCACCCGGTTCGAGGCCGACGCGCTGCAGGCGTTCGCGCTGGCGGCGGGCGCGGCGGCGATCTTCCTCGTCGGCCAGGCGGTGGCCCGGTACGCGGCTTCGGCGGCGGCCGAGCTGCAGATCGGGCGGGCACTGGGGATGACGTCGGGGCAGGCCGTCGTGGCCGCGGCGGCCGGCCCGGTCGGCGCGGCCGCCGCCGGCACGCTGCTCGGCGCGGGCGCCGCGGTGGTGGCGTCGAGGTGGTTCCCGATCGGCACCGCCGCGCTGTTCGAACCGGACCCGGGCATCGACGTCGACCCGCTGGTCATCGCCGTGGTCGGGACGGCGACGGTGCTGCTGGCGGCGCTCGGCGCGGGCCTGGCCGCGCGGCTGGCGCTGCGCTCGGCCCGGACGGCTCGCCGCGCGCGGCCGTCGGCGCTCGCGGCCGCCGCCCGGCGGGCCGGCGCCCCGGTTCCGGTGGTCGTCGGCGCGCGGTTCGCGCTGGAGCCCGGCCGCGGCCGGCAGGCGGTCCCGGTGCGCCCGGCGCTGGTGGGTGCCGTGGTCGGGGTGCTCGGCGTCATCGCGGCGTTCACCTTCTCCAGCGGTGTCACCGACGCGGCCGGGCACCCGGAGCGGTTCGGGCAGGTGTACCAGCTGGCGGCGTTCGTCGGCGACGCCGGCGAGGACTTCGGGCCCGTCGACGACGTCATGCAGACCATGGCCGACGACCCTGACGTGCGGGTCGTCAACGACACCCGCGTCGCGGTCGCGGCCGTCGAGAACCGGCCGGTCACGCTGTTCACGCTGGACCAGGCCGGACGCGAGCCGCTGCGGCCGGTGCTGGTCGACGGCCGGGCGCCGGAGCAGCCGGGCGAGGTGGCGCTGGCGCCGGCCAGCGCCGACACCCTGGGCGTGGGCGTCGGCGACGTCGTGACGATGTCCGGCACCGCGGGCGACCGCGAGTTCACCGTCACCGGCCTGGCGTTCGTGCCGGAGGGCCCGCACAACAACTACGTCACCGGCGGCTGGGTCTCCGGCGACGGGTACGACACGCTGTTCGACCCGGCCAGCACGGTGTCGCCGGCGTTCAAGTACCACCTCGTGCTGCTCGGGCTGACGCCCGGCGCCGACCCGGCGGCGGTGACCGAGCGGCTGGAGGCCACCGTGGCGCCGGTGATCGCCGCGGCCATCGGCGCGCCGCCGGAGTCCGTCACCGACGTCGTCTCCCCGGCCGAGCCGCCCAGCCGGCTCGCGGAGCTGCGCCAGGTCCGGACGCTGCCGGTGTTCCTGGCCGGGTTCCTGACGGTGCTCGCGCTCGGCGCCGTGGGGCACGCGCTGGCCACCGCCGTGCGCCGTCGCCGGCACGAGGTGGCCGTGCTGCGGGCGCTGGGCATGACCCGCTGGCAGTCCCGCGGCGTCGTCGTCACCCAGGCCAGTCTGCTGGCGCTGATCGGGCTGGCCGCCGGCGTGCCGCTCGGCCTGGCGCTGGGCCGGACCCTCTGGCGCTACGTCGCCGACACGACGCCGCTGCTCTACGTCGCGCCGCTGGCGGCGCTGGCGCTGCTGCTGATCGTGCCGCTGGCGCTGCTGGCGGCGAACCTGCTGGCGGCCTGGCCGTCGCACCGGGCCGCATCACTGCGGGTGGGCTCCGTGCTGAGGGCCGAGTGA
- a CDS encoding ATP-binding protein: MRYLPRVADAELDGMLSGLPAVSIEGPKAVGKTATASRRAGSVVALDDDDELALLDADRGRLARLPAPVLVDEWQRFPRVWDLVRRSVDRDPSPGRFVLTGSASPVHAPTHSGAGRIVRLRMRPMSLAERQVTTPAVSLAGLLAGGRPEITGESPLDLADYTDEIVCSGFPAIRMMDEPHRRDALDGYLAEIVRRDFPEQGHVVRRPATLQAWLRAYAAATASTASYNVVLQAATSGHGEQPAKTTTIAYRDVLTQLWLLEPVPAWLPAGRNHFARLSQAPKHHLADPALAARLLGVGASALLDQPSAGPPIRRDGPLLGALFESLVTLSVRVYAQPSRAGVHHLRTMRGDHEVDLIVARDDGRVAALEVKLSPSVDDKDVKHLLWLRERLGDDLLDAAVITTGRAAYRRPDGIAVVPAALLGP, translated from the coding sequence ATGCGCTACCTTCCGCGGGTCGCCGATGCCGAGCTGGACGGCATGCTGTCCGGGTTGCCGGCGGTCAGCATCGAGGGTCCGAAGGCTGTGGGGAAGACGGCGACCGCCTCACGACGGGCCGGGTCCGTCGTCGCGCTCGACGATGACGACGAGCTGGCGCTGCTCGACGCCGACCGCGGCCGGCTCGCGCGGCTGCCCGCCCCGGTGCTGGTCGACGAATGGCAACGGTTCCCACGCGTGTGGGATCTGGTCCGGCGCAGCGTCGACCGCGATCCGTCGCCTGGCCGGTTCGTCCTGACCGGGAGCGCCAGCCCGGTGCACGCACCGACCCATTCGGGTGCCGGCCGCATCGTGCGGCTGCGCATGCGCCCCATGTCGCTGGCCGAACGCCAGGTGACGACTCCGGCTGTCAGCCTGGCCGGTCTCCTGGCCGGAGGGCGTCCGGAGATCACCGGCGAGAGCCCGCTCGACCTGGCGGACTACACCGACGAGATCGTGTGCTCCGGCTTCCCGGCGATCCGGATGATGGACGAGCCCCACCGCCGCGACGCCCTCGACGGCTATCTGGCCGAGATCGTCCGCCGCGACTTCCCCGAGCAGGGGCACGTCGTGCGCCGTCCGGCCACGTTGCAGGCGTGGCTGCGTGCCTACGCCGCCGCCACGGCGAGCACGGCCTCCTACAACGTCGTGCTCCAGGCGGCGACATCCGGCCATGGCGAGCAGCCGGCCAAGACGACGACGATCGCCTACCGCGACGTCCTCACCCAGCTCTGGCTGCTCGAACCGGTCCCGGCGTGGCTGCCGGCGGGTCGCAACCACTTCGCGCGGCTGAGTCAGGCGCCCAAGCATCATCTCGCCGATCCGGCGCTGGCCGCGCGCCTGCTCGGCGTCGGCGCGTCCGCGCTGCTCGACCAGCCTTCGGCGGGTCCGCCGATCCGCCGCGACGGGCCGCTGCTGGGTGCGCTCTTCGAGTCGCTCGTGACGTTGAGCGTACGGGTCTACGCGCAGCCGTCGCGGGCCGGCGTTCATCATCTGCGCACCATGCGTGGCGATCACGAGGTCGACCTGATCGTCGCTCGTGACGACGGACGGGTCGCGGCGTTGGAGGTCAAGCTGTCGCCGTCGGTCGACGACAAGGACGTCAAGCACCTGCTCTGGTTGCGCGAGCGGCTGGGGGACGACCTGCTCGACGCCGCCGTCATCACGACCGGGAGGGCCGCCTACCGGCGTCCGGACGGCATCGCCGTCGTTCCGGCGGCGCTGCTCGGTCCGTGA
- a CDS encoding ABC transporter ATP-binding protein — MTALLAQGVRRTFEAELAPVRALRGVDLRVDRGEFVALMGPSGCGKSTLLNIFAGLDQPDEGEVVVDGLVVSGRDENWLARFRRHHVGIVFQFFNLLEGVSALDNIALPAILGGLRRKAAESRARDLLDLLGLGDRTEQLPSVLSGGQRQRLAIARALVNEPAVLLADEPTGALDSEGGAEILELFRRLHGDGQTILMVTHSADVAAGASRVVRMRDGRIDGVRVGSAPAASVVEERAP; from the coding sequence ATGACCGCACTGCTGGCTCAGGGGGTCCGCCGGACGTTCGAGGCGGAACTGGCGCCGGTCCGGGCGCTGCGCGGCGTCGACCTGCGGGTGGACCGCGGCGAGTTCGTCGCGCTGATGGGGCCGTCGGGCTGCGGCAAGTCGACCCTGCTGAACATCTTCGCCGGGCTCGACCAGCCCGACGAGGGCGAGGTGGTCGTCGACGGGCTGGTGGTGAGCGGGCGCGACGAGAACTGGCTGGCCCGGTTCCGCCGGCACCACGTCGGCATCGTGTTCCAGTTCTTCAACCTGCTCGAGGGCGTCTCGGCGCTGGACAACATCGCGCTGCCGGCCATCCTCGGCGGGCTGCGGCGCAAGGCGGCCGAGTCGCGTGCCCGCGACCTGCTCGACCTGCTGGGCCTGGGCGACCGCACCGAGCAGCTGCCGTCGGTGCTCTCCGGCGGGCAGCGCCAGCGGCTGGCCATCGCCCGCGCGCTGGTCAATGAGCCGGCCGTGCTGCTGGCCGACGAGCCGACCGGCGCGCTCGACAGCGAGGGCGGTGCGGAGATCCTGGAGCTGTTCCGCCGGCTGCACGGTGACGGGCAGACCATCCTCATGGTCACCCACTCCGCCGACGTCGCCGCCGGGGCGTCCCGCGTGGTGCGCATGCGCGACGGCCGCATCGACGGCGTGCGGGTCGGCTCGGCGCCGGCCGCGTCCGTGGTGGAGGAGCGCGCGCCGTGA
- the truA gene encoding tRNA pseudouridine(38-40) synthase TruA, which yields MQPADPTPGDGGLLRVRLDLAYDGTDFSGWAAQPGRRTVQGVLEEALGRVLRIDPPRLTVAGRTDAGVHARGQVCHVDVPVTAWAAAPGRSDRPPAVALARRLAGVLPGDVRVHGVAAAPSGFDARFSAVWRRYRYRVADTAYGADPLLRGFVLWHDRPLDVDAMNVAAAGLLGEHDFAAYCRPREGATTIRELRVLSWERSADGLAVATVEADAFCHNQVRAMIGALLLVGDGRRPVDWPATVLAAGVRDSGVIVIPPHGLTLEAVGYPPDTELALRAAVARNVRTLRPGEGEGRGDP from the coding sequence ATGCAGCCCGCCGACCCCACTCCTGGGGACGGCGGGCTGCTGCGTGTGCGGCTCGACCTCGCCTACGACGGCACCGACTTCTCCGGCTGGGCCGCGCAGCCCGGCCGGCGCACCGTCCAGGGCGTTCTCGAGGAGGCGCTGGGCCGGGTGCTGCGCATCGACCCGCCGCGGCTCACCGTCGCCGGGCGGACCGACGCCGGGGTGCACGCCCGCGGCCAGGTCTGCCACGTCGACGTTCCGGTGACGGCGTGGGCGGCGGCGCCCGGTCGGTCGGACCGGCCGCCGGCGGTCGCGTTGGCGCGGCGGCTGGCCGGGGTGCTGCCGGGCGACGTCCGGGTGCACGGCGTCGCGGCTGCGCCGTCGGGCTTCGACGCCCGCTTCTCCGCCGTCTGGCGCCGCTACCGCTACCGCGTCGCCGACACCGCCTACGGCGCCGACCCGCTGCTGCGCGGATTCGTGCTGTGGCACGACCGTCCGCTCGACGTCGACGCGATGAACGTCGCGGCCGCCGGTCTGCTGGGCGAGCACGACTTCGCCGCGTACTGCCGGCCCCGTGAGGGCGCGACGACGATCCGCGAGCTGCGGGTGCTCTCCTGGGAGCGCTCGGCCGACGGCCTGGCCGTCGCGACCGTCGAGGCCGACGCGTTCTGCCACAACCAGGTGCGCGCGATGATCGGCGCCCTCCTGCTCGTCGGTGACGGCCGCCGGCCGGTCGACTGGCCGGCGACGGTGCTCGCGGCCGGCGTGCGCGACTCCGGCGTCATCGTCATCCCGCCGCACGGCCTGACCCTCGAGGCCGTCGGCTATCCGCCCGACACCGAGCTGGCCCTCCGGGCGGCCGTCGCCCGCAACGTCCGCACCCTCCGTCCGGGGGAGGGCGAAGGTCGGGGAGATCCCTGA
- a CDS encoding cyclic nucleotide-binding domain-containing protein, with amino-acid sequence MDTRIEATATTLSWIPSEAVTGLTKAAFETGFTHYDPPPPDVVEDLAGLGAADRFRYANVLAGWAEVADGRIVRAGYDAGAGVRMGSTTVRIGRLGATFAAVALPVLRRDPEYLPDGGVRLTQTCGGRTALPAPRAVPHPPFVQLRSPLVWTTLTLTIHPDGRSEPGLPGASAFPRHWVYDDGGALVRKSGLTDYSAWAAHSFGARTPWGDEDSPALSVEVESAAERVLSRLLMTGADKPRIRTLADGDLLTLQGEPGDELYLLLDGVLRVEVDGRRLAEVGPGAVLGERAVLEGGRRTSTLAAVTPVRVAVAPSASIDRERLAELAGSHRREDVPA; translated from the coding sequence ATGGACACACGTATCGAGGCCACGGCCACCACACTCTCGTGGATTCCGTCCGAGGCGGTCACCGGACTCACCAAGGCCGCCTTCGAGACCGGGTTCACCCACTACGACCCGCCGCCGCCCGACGTCGTCGAGGACCTGGCCGGGCTGGGCGCCGCGGACCGGTTCCGGTACGCGAACGTGCTGGCCGGCTGGGCCGAGGTCGCGGACGGACGGATCGTCCGGGCCGGCTACGACGCCGGCGCCGGCGTGCGGATGGGGTCGACGACGGTTCGGATCGGGCGGCTCGGCGCGACGTTCGCCGCGGTCGCGCTGCCGGTCCTGCGCCGCGACCCGGAGTACCTGCCCGACGGCGGTGTGCGGCTGACGCAGACCTGCGGCGGCCGGACCGCGCTGCCCGCACCGCGCGCCGTCCCGCATCCGCCGTTCGTCCAGCTGCGCTCGCCGCTGGTGTGGACGACGCTGACGCTGACCATCCACCCGGACGGCCGGTCCGAGCCGGGCCTGCCCGGCGCCAGCGCGTTCCCGCGGCACTGGGTCTACGACGACGGCGGCGCGCTGGTGCGCAAGTCCGGCCTCACCGACTACTCGGCGTGGGCCGCGCACTCGTTCGGCGCGCGGACGCCGTGGGGCGACGAGGACTCCCCGGCGCTGAGCGTCGAGGTCGAGAGCGCCGCCGAGCGGGTGCTGTCGCGGCTGCTGATGACCGGCGCGGACAAGCCGCGCATCCGCACGCTCGCCGACGGCGACCTGCTGACGCTGCAGGGCGAGCCGGGCGACGAGCTGTACCTGCTGCTCGACGGCGTGCTGCGGGTCGAGGTCGACGGGCGGCGGCTGGCCGAGGTCGGGCCGGGCGCGGTGCTCGGCGAGCGGGCCGTCCTGGAGGGCGGGCGGCGGACGTCGACGCTGGCCGCCGTCACCCCGGTGCGGGTGGCCGTGGCGCCGTCGGCGTCGATCGACCGCGAGCGGCTGGCCGAGCTGGCCGGGTCGCACCGCCGGGAGGACGTGCCGGCGTGA
- a CDS encoding MBL fold metallo-hydrolase: MRIVLHGVRGSTPAPGAAFLRTGGHTSCVSVTVRDESAPRLVLDAGTGLAALTALLGGAPYRGDLVLSHLHWDHVQGLPFFRSGDVAGADVRLCLPAQAGASPSVPGSAAALLARAMSPPHFPIGPDGLAGRWRFDACDAGWLAAGGARVRLADLPHKGGRTFGMRVEADGASFAYLPDHAAGAGDGPAASLVRGVDLLLHDAQFSDAERYWAEAYGHSTIGDAIALAARARVGRLVLIHHAPTRTDDEVDELAAKYAAAAPLPVSAGREGDVLEL, encoded by the coding sequence GTGAGGATCGTCCTGCACGGGGTGCGCGGCTCGACGCCCGCGCCCGGCGCGGCGTTCCTGCGGACCGGCGGCCACACCTCGTGCGTCTCGGTGACCGTGCGGGACGAGTCGGCGCCGCGGCTGGTGCTCGACGCCGGCACCGGGCTCGCCGCTCTGACGGCGCTGCTGGGGGGCGCGCCGTACCGCGGCGACCTGGTGCTCAGCCACCTGCACTGGGACCACGTGCAGGGGCTGCCGTTCTTCCGGTCCGGCGACGTGGCCGGCGCGGACGTGCGGCTGTGCCTGCCCGCGCAGGCCGGCGCGTCGCCGTCGGTGCCGGGGTCGGCGGCGGCGCTGCTGGCGCGGGCGATGTCGCCGCCGCACTTCCCCATCGGGCCGGACGGGCTGGCCGGGCGGTGGCGGTTCGACGCGTGCGACGCCGGCTGGTTGGCGGCCGGCGGGGCGCGGGTGCGGCTGGCGGACCTCCCGCACAAGGGCGGGCGGACGTTCGGGATGCGGGTCGAGGCGGACGGCGCGTCCTTCGCCTACCTGCCCGACCACGCGGCGGGCGCCGGCGATGGCCCCGCCGCCTCCCTCGTCCGCGGCGTCGACCTGCTGCTGCACGACGCGCAGTTCTCCGACGCGGAACGGTACTGGGCCGAGGCGTACGGTCACTCCACCATCGGCGACGCCATCGCGCTGGCCGCCCGCGCCCGGGTCGGCCGGCTGGTGCTGATCCACCACGCGCCCACCCGCACCGACGACGAGGTGGACGAGCTGGCCGCCAAGTACGCCGCGGCCGCCCCGCTCCCCGTCAGCGCCGGCCGCGAGGGCGACGTGCTGGAGCTCTGA
- a CDS encoding adenylate/guanylate cyclase domain-containing protein: protein MTSAAARITVLLADDNLLVREGVRALLRVAGDVDVVATAEDYDGLVAQAVEHRPQVVVTDIRMPPRFADEGIEAAKEVRKRLPGTGIVVLSQYDDPEYAVALLAQGAAGYAYLLKERVADGDRLARAVREVAAGGSMLDPEIVQALVTPARGGTGLSADEERLLTMVAEGRAVKAIAATLRSTPEAVDHAVEELFLHLARDASSGVRGALERLRKLHTAILEREEQGETLTRLLPSGLADKLRDDPGAVARTERLIVTVLMSDVRGYSGIAERADPSTLARQLNAHRRAMNGAILDQGGTVMQYVGDAVMAVFGAPFPQADHAERALRAAHDMHRRQAGVDAQWAAEGLEPFGMGIGLSTGEVAAALLGSDERLEYTLVGDTVNLAQRLQDLARPAGTTVASAATAAAAPAWTFQRLDPVRVKGRDAAVTACRVLAPAAAPDEVEEYSR from the coding sequence ATGACCTCGGCCGCCGCGCGCATCACGGTGCTTCTCGCGGACGACAACCTGCTCGTCCGCGAGGGAGTGCGGGCGCTGCTGCGCGTCGCCGGCGACGTGGACGTGGTGGCGACGGCCGAGGACTACGACGGGCTGGTCGCGCAGGCGGTCGAGCACCGCCCGCAGGTCGTCGTCACCGACATCCGGATGCCGCCGCGCTTCGCCGACGAGGGCATCGAGGCGGCCAAGGAGGTCCGCAAGCGGCTCCCCGGCACCGGGATCGTGGTGCTGTCGCAGTACGACGACCCGGAATACGCGGTCGCACTGCTGGCCCAGGGCGCCGCCGGCTACGCATACTTGCTCAAGGAGCGGGTGGCGGACGGCGACCGGCTGGCCCGGGCGGTCCGCGAGGTCGCAGCGGGGGGTTCCATGCTGGACCCAGAGATCGTGCAGGCCCTCGTGACACCGGCACGGGGCGGCACCGGCCTGTCCGCCGACGAGGAACGGCTGCTCACCATGGTGGCCGAGGGCCGCGCCGTCAAGGCCATCGCCGCCACGCTGCGCAGCACGCCGGAGGCCGTCGACCACGCCGTCGAGGAGCTGTTCCTGCACCTCGCCCGCGACGCCAGCTCCGGCGTCAGGGGCGCGCTGGAGCGGCTGCGCAAGCTGCACACGGCGATCCTGGAGCGCGAGGAGCAGGGCGAGACGCTCACCCGGCTGCTGCCGTCGGGCCTCGCCGACAAGCTGCGCGACGACCCCGGCGCCGTCGCCCGCACCGAGCGGCTGATCGTCACCGTGCTGATGTCGGACGTGCGCGGCTACTCCGGCATCGCCGAGCGGGCCGACCCGTCGACGCTGGCCCGTCAGCTGAACGCGCACCGCCGGGCCATGAACGGTGCCATCCTCGACCAAGGGGGCACCGTGATGCAGTACGTGGGAGACGCCGTCATGGCCGTCTTCGGAGCGCCGTTCCCGCAGGCCGACCACGCCGAGCGGGCGCTTCGGGCCGCCCACGACATGCACCGGCGGCAGGCCGGCGTCGACGCCCAGTGGGCGGCCGAGGGGCTGGAGCCGTTCGGCATGGGCATCGGCCTGTCCACCGGCGAGGTGGCCGCCGCGCTGCTCGGCAGCGACGAGCGGCTGGAGTACACGCTGGTCGGCGACACCGTGAACCTGGCGCAACGCCTGCAGGACCTCGCCCGCCCGGCCGGGACGACGGTGGCCAGCGCGGCCACCGCGGCGGCCGCGCCCGCGTGGACGTTCCAGCGGCTCGACCCGGTCCGGGTCAAGGGCCGCGACGCCGCGGTGACGGCGTGCCGGGTGCTCGCGCCCGCCGCCGCCCCCGACGAGGTGGAGGAGTACAGCCGATGA